DNA from Dietzia lutea:
CGGTGAGGTTGCGGATCAGCCGGTCGGTGAACAGCGAGCCGAACCACGCCGTGCCGATGGCGGCGCCGATCTCGCGGAAGTAGTTGTTCGAGCTCGTGGCCACGCCGACCTCGCGCGGGTCCACGGCGTTCTGCACGGCCAGGACGATGACCTGCATGACCAGGCCCAGGCCGGCGCCGAAGAACAGCAGCATGCCCATGATCTGCCAGATCGGCGTCGAGCCGGTCATCTGCGTCATCACCATGACCGTGAGCACCGTGAGAGCCATGCCGACGATCGGGTAGGCGCGGTAGCGGCCGGTCTTGGCGATGGCCAGGCCCGAGCCGATCGAGGTGGCCATCATGCCCACCATCATCGGGATCATGAGCAGGCCCGAGCCGGCCGCGGAGGTGCCGGTGGCCATCTGCAGGAACGTGGGGATGAAGCCGATCGCGGCGAACATCGCGACGCCCAGGACGAATGCGATGAGCGTGGCGATCACAAAGACGCGGCCGGTGAACAGGTGCAGTGGCAGGATCGGCTCCTCGGCGCGGCTCTCGACCACGATCAGCGCGATGATGCTCAGCGCCGTGCCGGCGATCATGGCGATCATGCCGGGCGAGTCCCACGCCAGCTGGTCGCCGCCGAGGTCCGTGACCAGGACCAGGCCCGAGGTGCCCAGAACCATGAACAGGATGCCCGCCCAGTCGACCTTGGCCGTGCTCGTGCGGGTCGGCAGCGTCATGTACTTCCAGGCCAGGAAGAACGCGATGATGCCGACCGGCACGTTGATCCAGAAGCACCAGCGCCAGTGGGCGGAGTCGGTGAAGAAGCCGCCGAGCAGCGGGCCGGCGACCGCGGAGATGCCGAAGACCGCGCCCATCGGGCCCATGTACTTGCCGCGCTCCGAGGCCGGCACGATGTCGGCGATGATCGCCTGCGACAGGATCATCAGCCCGCCGCCGCCCAGGCCCTGGACGCCGCGCCACGCGACGAGCTCCCAGAAGCCGGCCTCGGTGGCGGGATCGGTGAAGAGGCCGGCCGAGCCGGAGCCCACCGAGCCCAGCGTGAAGATGGCGATCGCCAGCAGGAAGAGGTTGCGGCGGCCCACGAGGTCGCCGAACTTGCCGTAGAGCGGCATGGTCACGGCCACGGCGAGGATGTAGATCGTGATGATCCACGCCTGCGACTCGACGCCGTTGAGCTCACCGACGATGGTCGGCAGCGCGGGCCCGAGGATGGACTGGTCGAGCGAGGCGAGGAACATGCTCGCCATCAGCGCTCCGAAGATGATCCAGACCGTACGCGGGGTCAGCGTGATCGGATCGCTCTCGGACGACGCGGGTGGCGTCGACGAGGTGCTGGTCATGCGGTGGTGCCTTTCGTGGGTGGCGGCGGCGGTGGTGGTGGCGGAGTGGGTCAGCGGAACGCGGACTCGAGCACCGTGAAGTAGTGGGCGACGCGCTCGGCGACGGGGGACTCGGTGCGGCCGTGGCAGTCGTCGAGCACGGCGGTCTGGGTGAGGCCCAGCGCGACGCTCAGACCGACGCGCGCCCGGTCGCGGGCGAGGTCGTCGGAGTAGGCGCCGGTGATGGTGGCCTCGAACTGCTCGCCGATGGCGGTCATCGACGCGTGGAGGGTCCCGAACAGTGACGGGTCCCGCTCGAGTGCCGAGCGCATGAGCTCGTCGTCGGAGGCCTGCTCCGCGTCGGCGTCGGCCAGGAAACGCAGCATGTGGTCGCGCACCCGGATGACCGGGTTCTCGTCGGCGGTGTCGCCGGCGCCGTCGAACAGCCGGCCCATCAGGCGGTGGAACCTGTCCGTGCTCAGGTGGACCACCGCCTCGTCCTTGGAGTCGAAGTAGTTGAAGAACGTGCGGGGGGAGACGTCGGCGCGCGCGGCGATCGCCTCGACGGTGGTGGCCTGGAGGCCGTCCTCCGCGACCAGCTGCAGGGCGGCGCGGGCGATCGACGCCCGGGTGCGGGCCTTCTTGGTCTCGCGGAGGCCGGTGGGGGCCGCCTCGGGCGGTTCGGTCGTGGTCACCGGACGATGATGCGCCCGTTTTGCAGAGAGTGCAAGTTTGCGCGCACTGCACGTACCGGGCTCGGCCACCGGCGGCGGGCGGCCGCCGGGCATTCTCGATCCATGGATTCACGGAATGCGGGCTCAGCCGACAAGCGGGAGGTGGTCGACCGCGTCGCCGGCGTGATGACCGCCGACAGGCGTGAGCGGATCCACCGCCGCACGCTGGCCGTCGTCGTCATCAGCCAGGCCTTCGGCGGCGCCGGCCTCGCGGCCGGCATCTCCGTGGGCGCGCTGATCGCCCAGGACATGATGGGGACCGAATCCCTGTCGGGCTTGCCGACCGCTCTGTTCACCCTCGGTGCTGCTCTGGCCGCGTTCCTGGTGGGGCGCGTCACCCAACACGTCGGTCGGCGGATCGGACTGGGCCTGGGGTTCACAGCCGGCGGCCTCGGCGCAGTCGGCGTGGTCATCGCCACCCAACTGGGCAGCCCAGCACTGCTGTTCACCGCACTGTTCGTCTACGGTGCCGGCACTGCCACCAATCTGCAGGCACGCTACGCGGGAACCGACCTCGCGTCCCCTGAACGTAAGGGCACCGCGGTCAGTGTCGCGATGGTGGCCACGGCCATCGGCGCGATCGCCGGCCCGAATCTCATCGGGCCCCTCGGCGGCCTGGCGACGAACCTGGGCCTGCCGGCGTTAACCGGACCATTCCTCCTCGCCGCGGTGGCATACCTTCTGGCCGGCGCCGTGCTGTTCACCATGCTGCGACCGGACCCGTTCCTGCTCGCCCGCCAGTTGGAGAACCAGGCGCCCGCCGCGCTCGACGCCGACGCCGCGCACGCCGCGGACGAGCAGGGGTCGTCGGACAGTGGGTCGGACGGCCTGCCCCGCCTGGTCCTGGTCGGCGCGCTGGTGATGGTCATCTCGCAGTTCGTCATGGTCGCCGTCATGACCATGACGCCGGTGCACATGCGCGCCCACGATCACAGCATGGGCGCGGTCGGCCTGGTGATCGGTCTGCACATCGGCGCGATGTGGCTCCCCTCGCTGGTCACCGGCCTCCTCGTCGACGCGACAGGCCCCCGACCGACCGCGATCTCCTCGGGATCGATCCTGCTCGCCGCCGGCGTGACCGCGGCGCTGGCCCCCGACGACAGCCTGACCGCGCTGATCATCGCCCTGGTGCTCCTCGGCCTGGGATGGAACTTCGGCCTGGTCGCCGGGACCACCATGGTGGTCAAGGGCACCCGGCCCGCGACCCGCGCCTCGACCCAGGGATCCATCGACGTGTGGGTCAACGTTTTCGGTGCCGGCGCCGGCGCGGTGTCCGGTGTGCTCATGCACGCCGCCGGGTTCAGCGTCCTGGCGATCGCCGGCGGAATCGTCGCACTGATCATCATTCCGGCCCTGGCGCTCGCTCCCCGCGCCGGCCGGTGAGCCCGGGGTTCGTCGCCGCCGCGCCGCGGTCGGGGCACGCGCCTACAGCGGCAGCGCGTCGACCTCCGCGCCCGCGGCCAGCGAGGTGACGTCCGCCGGGATCTCGACCAGCACGTCGGCGCGCGCCATCGAGGCGACGAGGTGCGAGCCCGGGCCCGAGACGGGGTCGGCGGCGGGCAGGTCGGCGCCGGGGGAGTCGGGGACCATCGCGGCGCGGAGGTACTGCACCCGCCCGGCGGGGGAGGTGACGTCCCGCGCCAGGCGGGCGCGGACCGGGTGGATCGGCGCCCGGCCGACCGCCTCGAGGATCACCGGCCGCAGCAGCACCACGAACGACACCAGCGCGCTGACGGGATTGCCCGGCAGGCACACGACCGGGGTGCCGCGCCACGTCGACAGGCCCTGCGGGCCGCCGGGCTGCATGGCGATCGGCGCGAAGCGGGCGCCCTCGCGGTCGGCGAGCACCTGGCGCACCACCTCGGCGTCGCCCATCGAGACGGCACCGGCGGTCACCACGAGGTCGGCGTCGCCGGTGGCCGCGTCCAGGGCCGCGGTGAATTCGCCGCGGTCGTCGCCCGAGATCGTCGTGGTGGTGACCTCGCACCCGCAGGCCTTGAGGGCGGCGGCCAGCGTGATCGAGTTGGACTCCCAGATCTGCCCCGGCCCCAGCGGCCGCCCCGGCGCGACCAGCTCCGAGCCCGTGGCCACCACCCCGACCCGCGGCCGTGGCCGCACATCGAGACCCGACTCCCCGAGCGAGGCGGCCGCCGCGAGATGCCGCGCCGCCAGCCGCACCCCGGCGTCGATCACCACGTCGCCGACGCGGACGTCGTCGCCCGGGCGGCGGATGAACTCTCCCGGCGACCGCGGCGCCGCCACCAGCACCGCAGTGGGGCCGGCGTCGCTCACCCTCGTGTCCTCGACCGGCACCACGCAATCCGCGCCCTCGGGCACGGGCGCGCCGGTCATCACCTTGCAGGCCTCGTCGTCGTCGACCCCGGGACCTCGACCGTCACCGGCGTGCACCGCCCCGACCACCCGGAGCCGCGCTGGCGAGTCTGGCCCCGCCCCGGCGATGTCCGCCGACCGCACCGCGTACCCGTCCATCTGCGAGTTGACGAACAACGGCAGATCCACCGA
Protein-coding regions in this window:
- a CDS encoding MDR family MFS transporter, which codes for MTSTSSTPPASSESDPITLTPRTVWIIFGALMASMFLASLDQSILGPALPTIVGELNGVESQAWIITIYILAVAVTMPLYGKFGDLVGRRNLFLLAIAIFTLGSVGSGSAGLFTDPATEAGFWELVAWRGVQGLGGGGLMILSQAIIADIVPASERGKYMGPMGAVFGISAVAGPLLGGFFTDSAHWRWCFWINVPVGIIAFFLAWKYMTLPTRTSTAKVDWAGILFMVLGTSGLVLVTDLGGDQLAWDSPGMIAMIAGTALSIIALIVVESRAEEPILPLHLFTGRVFVIATLIAFVLGVAMFAAIGFIPTFLQMATGTSAAGSGLLMIPMMVGMMATSIGSGLAIAKTGRYRAYPIVGMALTVLTVMVMTQMTGSTPIWQIMGMLLFFGAGLGLVMQVIVLAVQNAVDPREVGVATSSNNYFREIGAAIGTAWFGSLFTDRLIRNLTDTVAANPEQAMASGLNPSAVTPAFVANLPEPLHQGIVDSYANALAPALWYVVPVLAVALLFAFFLPQVTLSDQAGMVARGEAVWEDGKAVPLTDGADASRADASRDAATTDAGGSGDGGDDDDEVSLASGGPAPGRV
- a CDS encoding TetR/AcrR family transcriptional regulator; protein product: MTTTEPPEAAPTGLRETKKARTRASIARAALQLVAEDGLQATTVEAIAARADVSPRTFFNYFDSKDEAVVHLSTDRFHRLMGRLFDGAGDTADENPVIRVRDHMLRFLADADAEQASDDELMRSALERDPSLFGTLHASMTAIGEQFEATITGAYSDDLARDRARVGLSVALGLTQTAVLDDCHGRTESPVAERVAHYFTVLESAFR
- a CDS encoding MFS transporter, which gives rise to MDSRNAGSADKREVVDRVAGVMTADRRERIHRRTLAVVVISQAFGGAGLAAGISVGALIAQDMMGTESLSGLPTALFTLGAALAAFLVGRVTQHVGRRIGLGLGFTAGGLGAVGVVIATQLGSPALLFTALFVYGAGTATNLQARYAGTDLASPERKGTAVSVAMVATAIGAIAGPNLIGPLGGLATNLGLPALTGPFLLAAVAYLLAGAVLFTMLRPDPFLLARQLENQAPAALDADAAHAADEQGSSDSGSDGLPRLVLVGALVMVISQFVMVAVMTMTPVHMRAHDHSMGAVGLVIGLHIGAMWLPSLVTGLLVDATGPRPTAISSGSILLAAGVTAALAPDDSLTALIIALVLLGLGWNFGLVAGTTMVVKGTRPATRASTQGSIDVWVNVFGAGAGAVSGVLMHAAGFSVLAIAGGIVALIIIPALALAPRAGR
- the glp gene encoding gephyrin-like molybdotransferase Glp, giving the protein MSSLPDRPDRPSPAEYRDLLRAHLAPVLERAARSTHLPLAACADSVLAVPLRASVDLPLFVNSQMDGYAVRSADIAGAGPDSPARLRVVGAVHAGDGRGPGVDDDEACKVMTGAPVPEGADCVVPVEDTRVSDAGPTAVLVAAPRSPGEFIRRPGDDVRVGDVVIDAGVRLAARHLAAAASLGESGLDVRPRPRVGVVATGSELVAPGRPLGPGQIWESNSITLAAALKACGCEVTTTTISGDDRGEFTAALDAATGDADLVVTAGAVSMGDAEVVRQVLADREGARFAPIAMQPGGPQGLSTWRGTPVVCLPGNPVSALVSFVVLLRPVILEAVGRAPIHPVRARLARDVTSPAGRVQYLRAAMVPDSPGADLPAADPVSGPGSHLVASMARADVLVEIPADVTSLAAGAEVDALPL